Sequence from the Gloeocapsopsis dulcis genome:
AAACCTGGAGACTTCCCCTTTCACAAGCTTGCCGATCCGAATAATCGTTCTTCAGCAGTGCTGGCAGACAGTAATGATGTTGCAGGTTCGCAAGGTGTACCGCTAACCAAGTTCAATAGTACGTCTCCTGGTAGTGCGCAGGATAACGTCACGGTGCAACCTGACGCGGTATTTCATGTCAATGGAACAAACGTCCGACAGGTAACTGAACGCAACACACCTAGCACAGTTAACGCGGTATTCAACTTCCGCAACTTTTGGGATGGTAGGGCACAAGATGAATTTAATGGTGTTAACCCATTCGGTTCGCGAGATCCCAATGCACGTGTCATCAAGGCATCTAAACCAGCAGCACTGCCGCAAGAAGTCAAAATTAGCTTAAGAAATGCTTCACTTGCTTCACAAGCGGTAGGTCCACCACTGAGTTCGGTCGAAGCGTCGGCGACGGGTCGGATCTTCCCTGATATTGGCAATAAACTCAGTAGAGTTCAGCGGCGGTTACTTCCTAGAGAGACAGGTAAAAAGCTACGTACATTGCAACCATTAGGCAAGCAGCTTGTTGCAGTTGATGATAGCGTACTTGGTAGATTAAGCCGAGGAAAATTTCCAGGGTTGAAGACAACCTACACCGCGATGATTAAGGCAGCGTTTAAGCCTGAATGGTGGAAATCTACCTATCTTATTAATGTCGATGCCAACGGAAACCGCAGTTTTGTGCGCAGAACAGCTAAGCAAAAAGCAGATAGAGATGAACTTGTCGATCCTGGTCAATTACCGAGTCAGCAATTTACGCTGATGGACTACAATTTCTCACTGTTTATGGGACTAGCAATTCAAATGTACGAGTCTACGCTTGTCTCCAACAATGCACCGATTGACCGATACCTCGAAGGCAACACAGGTGCTTTAACAACTGCACAAGTGCGTGGTAAAGAGCTATTTGAAGGTAGGGCTAAATGTATCAATTGTCATGGCGGTGCAGAATTTACAAATGCATCTGTGAGAAATGTGCGCAATGAACGACTCGAACTCATGGAAATGGGTAATGGACAACCTGCAGTTTACGACAATGGCTTCTATAACATTGGCGTACGACCAACGCAAGAAGACTTAGGACTAGGAGGAAAAGACCCTTTTGGTAATCCACTGTCAGAAACACGGTTGGCACAGCAAGGGAAGTTTAACGCCTTATTGGGCGCAAGTCCTAATATTACAGTTGAGGCAGGCGATCGCGTCGCAGTAGATGGTGCTTTTAAAACCCCAGGACTACGCAACATCGAACTCACCGCGCCTTACTTCCACAATGGCGGGCAATTAACACTGCGCCAAGTGATCGACTTTTACAATCGCGGTGGTGATTTTCACGAGCAAAATCTCAACAACTTAGATCCAGATATCCAAAATCTGAACTTAAGTGAACAAGATAAAAATGACTTAGTGGAATTTCTCAAAGCGCTAACAGATGAGCGCGTGCGTTCTGGTAAAGCACCCTTCGATCGCCCACAACTGTTTATTCCTAACGGACATCCAAGAGACACGACATCTGTGACTAATGACGGTACAGGTCAAGCAACAGATGGTACGCTGTTGGAAATTCCCCCAGTAGGTCGTAATGGAGGTCATGGTAGGGTGAATTTTTTGTCTTGAATGAGAAGCTATTAGCGGTTAGCAATTAGCAATTAGCGCTAATTGCTTTTTTATTGCGTAATTCTTGCTACTCCACAATTTCATTAACTGGAAAGCGGTCTAGTAATTGCATTGCCCGATACGCATTACGGCGTAAAGCTTCTGATAAATAAGGAATATGAGGTATCTGCGAAAGTAAATCGAGTGTCCGGCGCAATAGCCGCACAACATCGCCTTCATCCAAACTCGTATTGGCACAAAGTTCTAACCACTCTACTCCCAATGCCCACTGTTCAACTAATGCCACCAAATCGTATTCCAACCAAATTGGAAACGCCACATTGTAACGGCGTTGCAATTGAAACAACTGACGACGGGTAGAACGTAATCCGGCAAGTGCTTCTTCGACTTCGGGAGATAAAGCATAGCGTACCCAACTATCTGGGCGAGTATTTTCGGTGACAAGTGCCGCAACTGCTGCTGCGAGGTGGTGCGGATCGAGTTGATCGAATTCACCACTCACCAAGGCAAGCCCTAACCATAATTCATTATCACCGCGAATTGCAGCTGCAACTTGTCCTAAATGTGTCGGCACTAACTCATTTAAGCAACCAAACCGCTGCAAAATTTCGATTAAATTTAAGAATTCTTCCCAGTGATGCTGAGATAATTGATTTAACTCCTCTTGCCGCTCGGCAATTTCTGCTTGCAGCTGTAGACTCTTGTTACGACGCTTGAGAATCGTTGCTGGGCTATCAGATTTGTGCAGAGGATGGGCTTGTAATTGAGCTTCTAAAGCCGCAACTTTTGCCTGCTGTGCCAAAACTTCGGGGGCAATATTCAGTTCTGTTGTATCAGGAATTTGCCGCGCGCTCGCCGCAGTTTCTTGATTCCCACGACGTGATTGACCTGGCTTTAATGGCATTTCGACTGGTGGTAACAGATCGCTAGCGATTTCCAATCGCGGTAACTCTGCATATAAATCCACGACATCGCTAGTCGTCACAACATACCAACGGTTATCTTGTCCCAAACAAATTAAATATGGTGCTTGCCCCGAACCTGGTGTTTTAGCAACTAAAACAGCCGGAATTGGTGTTGCAGTTGGTACGTGTTTTCCTCGAAGACTCAATAATGTTCCTGACACTGCAAAGTTCAAAGTCAAACCTAATTGTTCTGTTCGGGCTTCTTGGGCTTGCTCGTAGAGTGTTTTTAACAGTTGACGTTCTACTTTAATGCGTTGCCGTAGTTTCTCATACTTGGCAAGCTGTTCCCTGTCTATAGACTGCAATTGTGCCTCAATTTGGGCAACTTGCGCTTGTAAATACGCCAAAGATTCGTAGTGGGGTTGCAAATATAGCGTTGCTAAATACTGCCCAAAGCTGCGTTCGACAAGTTCTTTTGCTTCTTCTAAAGTATGAGTTTGCAGCAAGTTCAACACCATACCGTAGCTTGGTGTAAACTGGCTCACGAGTGGATCGGGCTGAGCTGTAGCAAGATAGGCAGCTTCTTTCGCGCCTTCAAACGGCGTTTGTAGTGTAACGACATGACCAATCTTATCCATACCGCGACGTCCAGCACGCCCTGCCATTTGCAAAAATTCGGAAGGATTAAGCAGTCGGTGTCCGCGATCTGTGCGTTTAGAGAGCGTAGAAATAACAGTTGTGCGCGCAGGCATATTAATTCCTGCTGCTAGCGTTTCGGTTGCAAAAACAACTTTGATCAGTCCCTGTTGAAACAGTTCTTCGACTAGCCCTTTCCAAGTTGGCAGTATCCCCGCATGATGTGCCGCAATCCCACGATAAAGTGGTTCAATTTGTCCAGCGCGTCCGGCTTCGGGGTTCCGTGCTAAAAATTCATCAATTTGTTGCTGTAGTTGTGCGGCTTCTGCTGAGTTGACAAGCGATAAATTTTGTATATTTGCGACAGCTTGGTCACATCCCCGACGGCTGAAGATAAAGTAAATTGCCGGTAGCATATCCTTCGCTGCTAGTCGCGAAATGGTAAATTCTAAACTAGGGGCTTCGAGTCGCGCTCCACCATTTCTGCGTCCACCTTTTGTATGAGCATTGCTACTTCCTGGCTTAGGCTTTAAACGTGGGTTGATTTTAGATTTGTTGTTGTCAAGCAGTGGAAATAATCCTTTAGGATTGCAAAAGTAAAATTCTAAAGGAACTGGGCGAAATTCTGAGTAAATCAGTTCGGTAGGACCGTGGACTTGGTTGATCCAATCTGTCAGTTGTTGACTATTAGCAATTGTTGCCGAAAGTGCGACTAACTGAACTTCTGAAGGGCAGTAGATAATTGATTCTTCCCAAACAGTACCCCGCTGGCGATCGTTCATGTAGTGACACTCATCTAGCACAACGGCTTCAACATCGACCAAAGAAGTTCCCACTTCTCCGATGGGGGTTCCGTAAAGCATATTACGGAAAATTTCGGTCGTCATCACTAAAATCGGCGCGTCGCGGTTGATTGAGGCATCTCCTGTTAGTAGCCCTACCATGTCAGCACCAAAGCGATCGCGAAAGTCACGTAGCTTTTGATTAGAAAGTGCCTTGAGAGGAGTCGTATAAAAAACTCGTTTGCCTCGGCTTAACGCCCGATAAATCGCATATTCCCCAATTAATGTTTTCCCCGAACCTGTCGGCGCACACACCACAACCGAGCGCTCGGCATTCAATGCTCGAATTGCCGCCAACTGAAATTCATCAAGTTCAAACGGAAATATCTCTTTTAGATTTAGTTCGGAAAACAGTTGCAAATTCACTCAATTGAGATTAACTAACTTGAAGACAAGCGGTTTATTACCTTAAATTATAAACTTTAAAATGATTTCATAATTTTTTGTCTATTCTTTTGCT
This genomic interval carries:
- a CDS encoding cytochrome-c peroxidase; amino-acid sequence: MIVAIAGLAGHTVSAQLVLQEPSQPLTSLKTVPIPEPANLGEFVSDRAAAIRLGKALFWDMQVGSDGIQACASCHFHAGTDTRAKNQLSPGLLRVNADGSPNPDQTFSVGSGPNYTLKPGDFPFHKLADPNNRSSAVLADSNDVAGSQGVPLTKFNSTSPGSAQDNVTVQPDAVFHVNGTNVRQVTERNTPSTVNAVFNFRNFWDGRAQDEFNGVNPFGSRDPNARVIKASKPAALPQEVKISLRNASLASQAVGPPLSSVEASATGRIFPDIGNKLSRVQRRLLPRETGKKLRTLQPLGKQLVAVDDSVLGRLSRGKFPGLKTTYTAMIKAAFKPEWWKSTYLINVDANGNRSFVRRTAKQKADRDELVDPGQLPSQQFTLMDYNFSLFMGLAIQMYESTLVSNNAPIDRYLEGNTGALTTAQVRGKELFEGRAKCINCHGGAEFTNASVRNVRNERLELMEMGNGQPAVYDNGFYNIGVRPTQEDLGLGGKDPFGNPLSETRLAQQGKFNALLGASPNITVEAGDRVAVDGAFKTPGLRNIELTAPYFHNGGQLTLRQVIDFYNRGGDFHEQNLNNLDPDIQNLNLSEQDKNDLVEFLKALTDERVRSGKAPFDRPQLFIPNGHPRDTTSVTNDGTGQATDGTLLEIPPVGRNGGHGRVNFLS
- a CDS encoding DEAD/DEAH box helicase; amino-acid sequence: MNLQLFSELNLKEIFPFELDEFQLAAIRALNAERSVVVCAPTGSGKTLIGEYAIYRALSRGKRVFYTTPLKALSNQKLRDFRDRFGADMVGLLTGDASINRDAPILVMTTEIFRNMLYGTPIGEVGTSLVDVEAVVLDECHYMNDRQRGTVWEESIIYCPSEVQLVALSATIANSQQLTDWINQVHGPTELIYSEFRPVPLEFYFCNPKGLFPLLDNNKSKINPRLKPKPGSSNAHTKGGRRNGGARLEAPSLEFTISRLAAKDMLPAIYFIFSRRGCDQAVANIQNLSLVNSAEAAQLQQQIDEFLARNPEAGRAGQIEPLYRGIAAHHAGILPTWKGLVEELFQQGLIKVVFATETLAAGINMPARTTVISTLSKRTDRGHRLLNPSEFLQMAGRAGRRGMDKIGHVVTLQTPFEGAKEAAYLATAQPDPLVSQFTPSYGMVLNLLQTHTLEEAKELVERSFGQYLATLYLQPHYESLAYLQAQVAQIEAQLQSIDREQLAKYEKLRQRIKVERQLLKTLYEQAQEARTEQLGLTLNFAVSGTLLSLRGKHVPTATPIPAVLVAKTPGSGQAPYLICLGQDNRWYVVTTSDVVDLYAELPRLEIASDLLPPVEMPLKPGQSRRGNQETAASARQIPDTTELNIAPEVLAQQAKVAALEAQLQAHPLHKSDSPATILKRRNKSLQLQAEIAERQEELNQLSQHHWEEFLNLIEILQRFGCLNELVPTHLGQVAAAIRGDNELWLGLALVSGEFDQLDPHHLAAAVAALVTENTRPDSWVRYALSPEVEEALAGLRSTRRQLFQLQRRYNVAFPIWLEYDLVALVEQWALGVEWLELCANTSLDEGDVVRLLRRTLDLLSQIPHIPYLSEALRRNAYRAMQLLDRFPVNEIVE